A window of the Cannabis sativa cultivar Pink pepper isolate KNU-18-1 chromosome X, ASM2916894v1, whole genome shotgun sequence genome harbors these coding sequences:
- the LOC115710898 gene encoding WD repeat-containing protein DWA2, protein MQGGSSGIGYGLKYQARCISDVKADTDHTSFLTATLSLKEENEVHLIRISSGGTELVCEGLFSHPNEIWDLASCPFDQRIFSTVYFTGESYGAAIWQIPELYGELNSPQLEKITPIGDNVGKIKCILWWPSGRHDKLISINEENLFLWSLDMPRKAIQVQSQESAGMHHLSGGAWDPHDVNAIAATSESSLQFWDLRTMKKTNSIERSHVRNVDYNPKKQHILVTAEDESGVCTWDLRKPKTPIQELPGHTHWTWAVKYNPEYEGLILSSGTNSTVNLWRASSSSEDEFTSERLVDSPTRANQLEPLLHSYIDYEDSVYGLAWSSREPWIFASLSYDGRVVVESVKPFLSRK, encoded by the exons ATGCAAGGAGGTTCGTCAGGCATCGGATATGGTCTGAAATATCAG GCTAGGTGCATATCCGATGTGAAAGCTGATACAGATCACACGAGCTTTCTCACCGCCACTCTCAGTCTGAAAGAAGAAAATGAG GTCCATTTGATCCGGATTTCGTCCGGAGGAACTGAACTAGTATGCGAGGGATTGTTTTCGCACCCAAACGAGATCTGGGATCTCGCTTCTTGTCCCTTCGATCAGCGAATCTTCTCCACTGTCTACTTTACTG GCGAATCGTATGGGGCTGCAATATGGCAGATACCCGAGTTATATGGCGAGCTGAATTCCCCTCAGTTGGAAAAAATTACCCCaattggggacaatgttggtAAGATTAAGTG CATTCTTTGGTGGCCATCTGGAAGGCATGATAAGCTGATAAGTATTAATGAGGAAAATCTTTTCTTATGGAGCTTAGATATGCCAAGAAAAGCTATCCAG GTACAATCACAAGAATCAGCTGGTATGCACCACTTATCTGGAGGAGCATGGGATCCACATGATGTGAATGCAATTGCGGCGACTAGTGAATCTTCACTTCAGTTTTGGGACTTACGAACAATGAA GAAAACAAATTCAATTGAGCGCTCTCATGTGCGCAATGTTGATTACAATCCCAAGAAGCAGCACATACTT GTCACGGCAGAAGACGAATCTGGAGTGTGCACGTgggatctcaggaagccaaAGACTCCCATTCAGGAGCTTCCTGGGCATACACACTG GACATGGGCTGTCAAGTATAATCCCGAGTACGAAGGGCTTATTCTG AGTTCTGGTACAAACTCAACTGTCAATTTGTGGCGGGCTTCTTCATCCAGTGAGGACGAGTTTACATCTGAAAG ACTAGTTGATTCACCAACTAGAGCAAATCAGCTAGAGCCATTACTACATTCTTACATTGATTATGAAGACAGTGTTTATG GCCTTGCTTGGAGTTCTCGTGAGCCTTGGATCTTTGCGTCATTATCTTACGATGGAAGG GTAGTCGTAGAATCAGTAAAGCCCTTTCTATCCAGAAAATGA